DNA sequence from the Pedobacter schmidteae genome:
ACGCAAAACATCCCCATAACATGGCAAAACCGGTTTTGTGACTGTTGTTTATAACAGTGGCAATGGATTTTTCTTTCGAATATTGTGACATGACCAATAGATGGTCCAGCTCGGCACTGGCGATATAAAGCACAATGAAAGCGATGAACCACTGTAAAGCTGCCAGGCCGGTGGCCGATCTGATGTCTTTTTCATTTCTATAAACTGCGTAAAGCGTAAGGGCTGCTAAAACCACCAATAGGTAATGGAACAAATAGTTGCCCAAACTGGCCTGCTGCAATTGCAGGTAGCTATCTCTCAAAGCAATGGTTTCGGCGTTAAAGAGCAGCGGATAGCAGCATAAACAAACCGCTGCAATAGCCGCTACGATATATTTAAACTCTTCGGTATCGGTATTGCGTATGCTCATCAGCAAAACCGAAATGAAAAGATAGCTGTAGCAACCCAGGGCAAGTATCCTGATCAGTGGGAAATAGTTATAAGCCTGATAATTCAATTCGAAAGCAATTACCAGGTAGCCAATGATGATACCTGCAACAGCCAGTATAGTTCTGGAGGTTTTAATTTCGCGGAACAAAATGGACTTCATTTCGGACTTGAGCAATTTGGAGTATAACATCAAAGCGGCCACTACTACGGCACCGGTTATAAAACCTTTATTGGCCAGAGGTGTCAGGCGGTTTACGGTATTGTACAAACTGCGCCCGTAAACATGTTGCCAGTCCATTACCAAACTGATGCCCAACAATACCAATATAATTAATGAAGCCTGTTTAATTAAGGTAATACCCGATTTTTGCGATAGCCAAAGTAACAGTACACTCTCGGCAGCCCAGAAAAGGGTAATGTGATTGCCTTTTAACTGTACCGGTGCTGCCAGACTGATAAAGGTAAGCACCAGACCAATCAATAAATAGATCAGGTTTCTGTCTATCTTGTCATTTTTATACAGTGTGTAAGCAAAAATTAAGTTTACCATGCCCATTAATGCGGTAAATAAACCGCGGTAATCGCCTCCGCCAATATGGTTCAGGATAAGCATGCCGGCGGTATAATATAAAAAGGTATTGCTTAGTAATATGCCAATTTCAAGTGCATTAAAGTCGGTTTTTTCTTTAATGTTGTTGATGATGTTCATGCACAGGAACACCAGGTAAAATAGTGATGCGAATACTAAAACACCACCATAAGGAGGTGTTTTATCTGCCCCATCCAATACTTTGGTGCCCAACCAGGTACCAAATAGAATGATGGTAAACACATAGCAGATGATATTGATAATGGACCATTTTTTGTAATAGGCCAGCACCAGCATACCAATATTTAAAGTAAGGATATAGGTGAAAAGTACAATGTAGTTGCCTTCGCCGGTACTAACCATAAATGGCGCACAAAAACCACCGAGTATGGCAAATACAGCCAACTCTTTCTTGTCGTAGCTGAGCGACAACAGTACCGTGAACCCAGTAATCAAAATGGTGAGTATAAAGGCGAGCGTTTGGCTAAACAACTGGTATTCATGAAAGCCTATGGCGACCGTAAAATAAAGGATGGCTACACCACCACCCACTAATACAGAGCTAAATGTTGAAAACGATTTGCGCAGCCGGTGTGCCAGCCCAATTAGTGCGCCACCACAAATAAAGCCTATGCTGACACGGCCAATTTCGTTGATCCAGTCTTTATCGATGGCATACTTGAGGAAGAAGCCCATGCCCAATACCAGGATGACGATCCCTATTTTGTTGAACAGGTTCTCGCCAATAAATTTTTCCAGGTCTGGATTGCGCTCTCTGAAAGAAGGTTGCTGAACAGGAGGAGTTTGGAAGTTAGCCGTCGCTGGGGGCTCGGTAAATGCAGCCTGGTGTTCAAATTTAATATCTTCTTCAACAGGTGTCGCAGAAGAAATGTCAGGCGTTAGTTGAGCGGTTTCTTTGTCTAAATTTTCTGCTGTAGTTTCAGGGATATGCAATTCAGCAGGAGATTCAACAGGAACTGTACTTTCTGTTGGAGGTGCTATTGGAGGTTGTTCGATTATTTTATCTTTTGGCGGATAAGGGGTGAAAGGTTTCCAGGCTTCCTGCTGTATCGCCGGCGAAGCTGTTTCTTCTTCTGTTGGTTTTATATTTTCTGTTGCAGCTGTATTTTTATGGGCAAGCTGGGCGGATAACTGTTCAATTTTGAGGTATAAAAACTCGAGCTTCTCGGTTACATTCTTTTTTAATTGCAGAATGACAATCAGCACAATGATGACGAGAATAAAGATAATTGTTTCTAAAAACATAAAGGGCAGATGTAGGTTTAACTTTTAAAGTTAATAAAAACCTAAACTTTTTGCCCTTTATGTTCTTTTTTTTAGCAATAGTATTTGCTATTTTTCGATCACATTTCCGGAGCCCAAAACAGTTTTTTCTATTTCAGGATTACCACTATAGTACACATGTCCTGAACCACTGATGAAGGCTTTGATTTTGCCATCGGTACTGATGTTGATGCTACCTTTGCCACTTATCCGGGCGGTAAGTTGGTTTACATGAAGTGCTTTAGTGCCAAAGGTACCGGGACCACTCAGTGTAACGCTGGCGCTACCTGCTTTGCCACTGATGTCTGCTGAACCCGATCCACTTACAACTCCTGTAATTCTATCTGCTGCTACATTGGCTTTGATAGAGCCCGAGCCACTTAATGTAGTTGTAAAATCGGCCGCTGTAATGGTGCCTGTTACGTTGATGCTGCCATCTCCACTCATGGTCAGGCTACTCAGTTGCTTCGCAGTTACATAGGCAACAATCTTTTTGCCCTCATATTTTCTAGCCCAGCTTGTCCAGCTTGTTTGTGGTCTGATCACCAATTTATCTCCCTTTACTTCGCTTACCAGCGTTGCGATAGCCGCTGCATCTCCTTCAAATCTTAAGCTCTCTTTAGCGCCAAACTTAACTACTACTTCAATAGGGCCTCCGGCAATGATGCCATTGAAATTTTTAACTTCCCTATCGTCGTTCGGTAGTTTCATAACGGCTGTATTGGCCTCAGCCATAGCTGATCTGACCGCAGTGCCCGCATGCACAAGGTTGAGCTGAGAAAGTGACAAAGCGAAAAATAGGAGGGCATTTAAGGATTTCATATGCTTATAGTGTATTTGTGATTAAAATTAAAACGATTCTTGAAAATTGTAACTATAAGACGTATGATTTGGCAGATTGTTGCGCAGAATTGACTATTTATATTATTTTAGAAGGAGATGATCGTGCATCAGTATCGACTCTCGGATGGCCATGAGTGTACCTATGTCAATCCGGCAATCGAGACTTTGTCGGCAATAACCGGGATCCTGATTGTCGATTTCAATGGTAGCCAGGCGTTCCTGCTGTTCATTAAAAATTTTATATTGTTTTTGGTTGAGCGGTTGAATGGTAAATGAATGGCCGAGACCGTCAGTGCCGGCTGCTTCGATAAT
Encoded proteins:
- a CDS encoding DUF2339 domain-containing protein, which produces MFLETIIFILVIIVLIVILQLKKNVTEKLEFLYLKIEQLSAQLAHKNTAATENIKPTEEETASPAIQQEAWKPFTPYPPKDKIIEQPPIAPPTESTVPVESPAELHIPETTAENLDKETAQLTPDISSATPVEEDIKFEHQAAFTEPPATANFQTPPVQQPSFRERNPDLEKFIGENLFNKIGIVILVLGMGFFLKYAIDKDWINEIGRVSIGFICGGALIGLAHRLRKSFSTFSSVLVGGGVAILYFTVAIGFHEYQLFSQTLAFILTILITGFTVLLSLSYDKKELAVFAILGGFCAPFMVSTGEGNYIVLFTYILTLNIGMLVLAYYKKWSIINIICYVFTIILFGTWLGTKVLDGADKTPPYGGVLVFASLFYLVFLCMNIINNIKEKTDFNALEIGILLSNTFLYYTAGMLILNHIGGGDYRGLFTALMGMVNLIFAYTLYKNDKIDRNLIYLLIGLVLTFISLAAPVQLKGNHITLFWAAESVLLLWLSQKSGITLIKQASLIILVLLGISLVMDWQHVYGRSLYNTVNRLTPLANKGFITGAVVVAALMLYSKLLKSEMKSILFREIKTSRTILAVAGIIIGYLVIAFELNYQAYNYFPLIRILALGCYSYLFISVLLMSIRNTDTEEFKYIVAAIAAVCLCCYPLLFNAETIALRDSYLQLQQASLGNYLFHYLLVVLAALTLYAVYRNEKDIRSATGLAALQWFIAFIVLYIASAELDHLLVMSQYSKEKSIATVINNSHKTGFAMLWGCFALLCIYIGMKWKSKNIRIISITTLAITLLKLFIFDLRGLSEGGKIAAFISLGVLLLVISFMYQRLKNLLLASDKKENTDHEA
- a CDS encoding head GIN domain-containing protein — translated: MKSLNALLFFALSLSQLNLVHAGTAVRSAMAEANTAVMKLPNDDREVKNFNGIIAGGPIEVVVKFGAKESLRFEGDAAAIATLVSEVKGDKLVIRPQTSWTSWARKYEGKKIVAYVTAKQLSSLTMSGDGSINVTGTITAADFTTTLSGSGSIKANVAADRITGVVSGSGSADISGKAGSASVTLSGPGTFGTKALHVNQLTARISGKGSINISTDGKIKAFISGSGHVYYSGNPEIEKTVLGSGNVIEK